The genomic window GCAAAGGATACAAATGAAAGCTATCGTTTATGTATTATTAATATGCGCGGGGGTTGGCTTGTATGCAGAGGTGGTAGCTGGGGTTGCACTGCGCGTTAATGGATATGCTATCACACTCTATGAGATAGAAAAAACGCAAAAAGAACTTAGAATCTCAAAACAAGAGGCAATTGATATACTTATCAACGAGCGACTACGAGATGATGAAATTGAACGATTTAAGATTAGTGTCGATGATTTTAAGGTTGATGAGGAGATTGCGCATATTGCTGCAAATATGAATCTTAGCAAAGAGCAGCTTCTGGCAAAAGTAACAAAAGATATGAGTTTGCAAGAATACCGCGCACAAATAAAAAAGCAGATTCAGACAAGGGATCTTATGCAAAGAATTCTAGCCTCAAACGTTAATATTTCAAGCGAAGAGGAACTGCTCAACTATTACACACGCAATAAAAAGGAGTTTATGGTTCCATCTTCTGTGCGTGTGGTGCGCTATCTCGCACAAAGTGATGATGAGCTGCAAAAAGCCATAGCTGCACCTAATAAAAATATCAAAGGTGTGCAAAAATTTAACGAAACAATCACGCTTTCCTCGCTTAGCCCGCAAATTGCACAGGTTTTTCTTAGCACGCCAAATAATGAATTCACACCTGTGCTTGCCACCGGTGGAAATGGATTTGTGTGCTTTTTAATTAAGGAGCGTTTAGGCGAAAGTCTGCTTGATTTTGAGGAGGCTAAACCAATTATCAATCAAAAAATTATGGCACACAAAGAGCAGAGTATCATTGCCGAGCATTTTAACAAAATCCGCTCAAGTGCAAATATCGTTACCTTAAGAGAATAGCAATGTTTTCTTACAAAGACCCACTTGTTGGCATTATTATCATTGTAGGAATCATTGCACTTGTAGCATTAATTGACTATTTTCGTAATCGCTACAAAGAGAGGCAAAAAGACATTTCCCTACGCAACCTTACAAAATCATATGATTTTATGGGGCTTAAAGATGGCGTAGAGGAATTTCTCGCCCTCTCGCAAAATCCCATTCCCACTCTGCAATTTATTGCAAATGCCTATATGCAAAGCGGCAATACACAAGAGGCAATTAAGATATATCTGGGTATTTTAGAGAATCTAGGGCATTCCGCCGATAACACGAAAGCAAGGATAAAGATTGAGATTTTACAAAATCTTGGTAGCGCATATTATCGTGCGGGATTTTTACAAAGGGCAAAAGATGTATTTTTGGAGATTCTCAAAAATTATCCCCGAAATCCACAAGTACTCATTTTTTTACTCAAAATCTACGAACATCTGCACGAATACACAAATGCCATTGACACACTGATGTGTATCGAGGAAATTTATGAAAATATGCCACCAAATCAAAACGAACGATTTATATATGGTTTGGAGCTTAACAAGGCGTATTTACAGACGCTACTCATCATCAATAGTATTGAGCTACCAATTGCGGATAAAATCGCCAAACTTAACGAAATAAAGAACAAAGAGCCAAGGCTTGAAAAAATCATTTTTGCATTTTTTAAAGATACAAATCCCAAGCTGTTTTGGGAAGAGATAACAAAGTGTGCA from Helicobacter typhlonius includes these protein-coding regions:
- a CDS encoding peptidylprolyl isomerase, giving the protein MKAIVYVLLICAGVGLYAEVVAGVALRVNGYAITLYEIEKTQKELRISKQEAIDILINERLRDDEIERFKISVDDFKVDEEIAHIAANMNLSKEQLLAKVTKDMSLQEYRAQIKKQIQTRDLMQRILASNVNISSEEELLNYYTRNKKEFMVPSSVRVVRYLAQSDDELQKAIAAPNKNIKGVQKFNETITLSSLSPQIAQVFLSTPNNEFTPVLATGGNGFVCFLIKERLGESLLDFEEAKPIINQKIMAHKEQSIIAEHFNKIRSSANIVTLRE